GGCCACAATGGTGTCCTTGGAATACCCATAGGCACTTTCCAACACCCATACCAACTCACAGAGGACGACGCGATTGACGAACCCTGGATCGTCACGCGTACATTGCTTCGTGATCACGTGTGTGGCTTTACGCGATTGACTCGGTTCATCTTGCACGAGATGTCTGACCAGGACGTTCGTGTCGAGACCGATCATTGGCGGCTTCCTCGTTTACGAATCGCTCGGTTCATGTCTTCCACACTCACCGGACGAGCCGGCGCCTTGAGTATACCGGTTAACAACGAGGCGTCGATGCTGGCCGGGAGCAGCACTACGCGGCCGTCCTCATCAATCACAAATTCCAGACGGTCTCCCGGCTGGAGATTGAGCCGTTCTCGAACGTCTTTCGGTATCGTGGTTTGCCCTTTGCTCGTCAACGTTGATGTGGACATCGGAGCTCCTTACAAGGAAAGACATTCCTTACTGTACCGTAAGTCATTGCAGCGCGCAAGGGATGTGAGCGCATGATGAGACGGGCGATCACCATGGCGTCGGACCCCTTGTCGGTCGGCGAGCCGACGACCCTGTCAGTACGCTCCGGGATGTCTCGGATGCCGAGTGAGGGTGCGCATAGATGCGAAGGGGGGAGAGAGCATCTGCCGGGCGCCCGGGGCGTTCCGATGCCGCCCGGCCTCATGTTCCAGTCAACCGTTTCAGCGCATCGGAGGGGCTCACGACCCAGGTTCCATCGGGGAGACGATAGGCTGCTTTCGTGCGACACACGATCATCTTCTGCTTCACTCGTCCTGGCTCAGCGGCCTCTAGGGCTTTGAGCCCGTCGGCGTCCGCGGGCCCTGGATGCTCTTTCCATTTGCATTCGACCGCGGTGAGGGCACCGGCGCGATCAATCACCACATCCACCTCCGGCCCTCCCGCAGTGCGCCAGTAACCGACCGGCGCGGCATCGGCGCGGCTGGCCGCTTGTC
Above is a genomic segment from Nitrospira defluvii containing:
- a CDS encoding AbrB/MazE/SpoVT family DNA-binding domain-containing protein; this translates as MSTSTLTSKGQTTIPKDVRERLNLQPGDRLEFVIDEDGRVVLLPASIDASLLTGILKAPARPVSVEDMNRAIRKRGSRQ